Proteins from a genomic interval of Paenibacillus sp. RC334:
- a CDS encoding Ppx/GppA phosphatase family protein, with translation MNSKIGIMDIGSNSIRLVIYEITETGAYRIVQECKEAARLSEKVGTNGRMEREAIRSIAPLLRQFITVCRMHEVVRMRAAATAAIRNAANSDEIVQWIAEETGLTLEILSGEQEGYAGFLGVVNTMNVNDGIIIDIGGGSTEITLFRERQRLHTVSFPFGAVNTNSRFGQEVRNGEWSSQQIEEMESFVRSSLQDHDWIFSNPGLPFIGLGGTLRTLAKINQKRQDYSLPVTHHYEMTTEDVDYFYVSLPHLPYEKRKKTAGLSKDRADIIVPGLVILKTIFEAAHGSTYLVSGAGLRDGLFHELVNSEKPVVDNPLIASIRNILSFAVPVSEEHVKRVNEYAVRLYDELVDVWADVSSSAMDKRLLLTAATLYKTGAALNYYHFRQHSVFWILHAGIGGLSHQETVLAALIADYHPKNRTPRLLRTHADILEPSDEERVHRLGSLLQLAIGMDRSESGIITSINPTTGDDALHLRLESMSEPILEQRELEAVAKDFQKAWNLTLSWSILPSSNF, from the coding sequence ATGAACAGCAAAATCGGCATCATGGACATTGGCTCCAACTCCATACGTCTAGTGATCTATGAAATAACAGAGACAGGAGCCTACCGGATTGTCCAGGAATGCAAAGAGGCTGCCCGACTAAGTGAAAAGGTTGGAACCAACGGCCGTATGGAGCGGGAAGCGATTCGAAGCATCGCTCCATTACTGCGCCAATTTATAACGGTATGCCGTATGCACGAGGTTGTTCGTATGCGTGCAGCAGCGACAGCCGCTATCCGTAATGCGGCGAATTCGGATGAGATTGTTCAATGGATTGCGGAGGAAACAGGCTTAACGCTGGAAATATTGAGCGGGGAGCAGGAGGGCTATGCCGGTTTTCTGGGCGTCGTCAATACCATGAATGTAAACGACGGCATTATTATTGACATCGGGGGCGGCAGTACCGAAATTACGCTGTTCCGCGAGCGACAGCGGCTTCATACCGTATCGTTTCCTTTTGGCGCGGTCAACACGAATTCGCGCTTTGGCCAGGAAGTCAGGAATGGTGAATGGTCCTCTCAGCAGATCGAGGAGATGGAGAGCTTCGTCCGTTCTTCCCTGCAAGACCATGATTGGATCTTTTCCAATCCGGGCCTGCCGTTCATCGGTTTGGGCGGTACCTTGCGTACCTTGGCCAAAATCAATCAGAAGCGGCAGGATTACTCGTTGCCCGTGACGCACCATTACGAAATGACGACAGAAGATGTCGATTATTTTTATGTCAGTCTGCCCCATCTTCCCTATGAAAAACGCAAAAAAACAGCCGGCCTGTCCAAAGACAGAGCCGACATTATTGTACCGGGGCTAGTTATATTGAAAACGATATTCGAGGCCGCTCATGGCTCCACCTATTTGGTCAGCGGAGCGGGCTTGCGTGACGGTTTGTTTCATGAACTGGTCAATTCCGAAAAGCCTGTGGTCGACAATCCGCTCATCGCGTCGATCCGCAATATACTTTCATTCGCTGTTCCGGTTAGCGAAGAGCACGTCAAGCGGGTTAACGAGTACGCTGTCCGACTCTATGACGAACTCGTTGACGTATGGGCTGACGTATCATCCTCAGCGATGGACAAACGTCTGCTGCTTACCGCCGCAACGCTGTACAAAACCGGAGCAGCCTTAAATTACTATCATTTCCGCCAGCATTCCGTGTTCTGGATCCTACATGCGGGCATCGGAGGTTTATCCCATCAGGAAACGGTGCTGGCTGCGCTGATCGCAGACTACCATCCCAAGAATCGGACGCCCCGACTGTTGCGCACACATGCCGATATTCTGGAGCCTTCCGACGAAGAACGTGTACATCGGTTGGGCTCCCTGCTCCAGCTTGCGATCGGCATGGATCGGAGCGAATCCGGCATCATCACCAGCATCAATCCCACCACAGGTGACGATGCGCTACATCTTCGTCTGGAAAGCATGAGTGAACCGATTCTGGAACAGCGGGAGCTGGAGGCTGTCGCCAAGGATTTTCAAAAAGCATGGAACCTTACGTTGTCGTGGTCCATTCTTCCTTCTTCCAATTTCTAA
- the ppk1 gene encoding polyphosphate kinase 1, whose translation MLIESQNKDKDKAGSERYFNRDLSWIEFNRRVLQEAQDTDTPLLERAKFLAIVSSNLDEFMAVRVAETREKIKAGFMQKDFTGYTPSGLYKRLIKRTVSMVSEQYRTYREISRLLTKKGILLLEYEGLNATQRKSLDTYFHEIIFPVLTPMAVDQSRPFPLVHNKYVYLAVVLRRQGDTEEDKPFFAIVQVPSNIPRVVSVPLRSNSKKKSFILIEELIKHHIQTLFTGYVPESVQAFRVTRNSDLSINEEEIEDLLEEIEKELRRRRRGAPVRLEVEKGINPFALMELQREFKLFDHVFEMDGPLDLTFLSSFADQLEGHSHLKFPAIKPVYPEELPPQEDIFNVLRKRDVLVYHPYESFDAVTDFIIEASEDPDVMAIKMTLYRVNGESKLIPALARAAESGKQVTVVVELKARFDEERNIAWARTLEKAGCHVVYGLVGLKTHAKIILVVRHERNALKRYVHVGTGNYNESTARVYTDIGLFTSDPVLGEDASELFNEITGFSALKTLQAFTVAPTGMKNKLFELIRREAEQALAGKPARIIAKINSLSSQEMIDELYAASQAGVKIDLIIRGVCCLRPGVEGFSENISVISIVDRFLEHSRLFYFENAGASELFLSSADWMTRNLTRRIELMCPIYDDRIKGMLSDILHLSLRDNVKARQLLSNGSYQFVARNDEEAPMRSQSEAMKVRNWKKEEWTTTT comes from the coding sequence ATGTTGATAGAGAGTCAGAATAAGGATAAAGATAAAGCCGGGTCAGAACGCTACTTTAATCGGGATTTGAGCTGGATTGAATTTAACCGTCGTGTGCTTCAGGAAGCTCAGGATACAGACACACCGTTGCTGGAGAGAGCCAAATTTTTGGCGATTGTGTCCAGCAATCTGGATGAATTTATGGCTGTTCGGGTGGCAGAGACGCGCGAGAAGATTAAGGCTGGTTTTATGCAAAAGGATTTTACCGGATATACTCCCTCCGGTTTGTACAAACGGCTGATCAAGCGCACGGTCTCAATGGTATCGGAGCAGTATCGAACCTATCGCGAAATTTCCCGCCTGTTGACGAAAAAGGGGATTTTGCTGCTTGAATATGAGGGCTTGAATGCGACACAGCGCAAGTCTCTGGATACCTACTTTCATGAAATTATATTTCCGGTGCTAACGCCAATGGCGGTCGATCAGAGCCGTCCTTTTCCACTAGTTCACAATAAATATGTATATTTGGCAGTTGTACTGAGACGTCAAGGGGATACGGAGGAGGATAAGCCGTTTTTTGCCATTGTGCAGGTGCCTTCCAATATTCCGCGTGTCGTGTCTGTGCCGCTACGTTCCAATAGCAAGAAGAAATCATTCATTTTAATTGAAGAGCTGATCAAGCATCATATTCAAACGCTGTTCACAGGTTATGTGCCGGAATCGGTCCAAGCCTTTCGGGTCACGCGCAATTCCGATTTGTCCATTAATGAAGAAGAAATCGAAGATTTGCTCGAAGAGATTGAAAAAGAACTGCGTCGAAGAAGACGCGGTGCGCCAGTAAGGCTGGAAGTGGAAAAAGGGATTAATCCCTTTGCTCTGATGGAGCTTCAGCGCGAATTCAAGTTGTTCGATCATGTGTTTGAGATGGACGGGCCGCTGGATTTGACGTTTCTATCGTCCTTTGCCGATCAATTGGAAGGGCATTCGCATTTGAAGTTTCCGGCAATCAAACCGGTGTATCCGGAAGAGCTGCCCCCGCAAGAGGATATCTTCAACGTACTTCGCAAACGGGACGTGCTGGTATATCATCCGTATGAGTCGTTCGATGCGGTAACGGATTTTATCATTGAGGCGTCAGAGGACCCGGATGTGATGGCGATCAAAATGACCCTGTACCGGGTCAACGGGGAATCCAAGCTGATACCGGCACTGGCACGTGCGGCTGAATCGGGCAAGCAGGTCACGGTGGTGGTGGAATTAAAGGCCCGTTTTGATGAGGAACGTAATATTGCCTGGGCGCGTACGCTTGAGAAAGCAGGCTGTCATGTGGTTTACGGGCTAGTCGGTTTGAAGACGCACGCCAAAATCATTCTCGTGGTACGCCACGAGCGTAACGCGCTCAAACGATACGTGCATGTGGGGACTGGCAACTACAATGAAAGCACGGCCCGCGTATATACGGATATCGGGTTATTCACGTCAGACCCGGTCTTGGGCGAGGATGCCTCCGAGCTGTTTAATGAAATCACGGGCTTCTCCGCACTCAAGACGCTGCAAGCTTTTACGGTGGCTCCGACGGGAATGAAAAACAAGCTGTTCGAGCTGATCCGCAGGGAAGCGGAGCAAGCACTTGCAGGCAAGCCAGCCCGTATCATTGCCAAAATCAACTCCTTATCCAGTCAGGAGATGATTGATGAACTTTATGCAGCTTCTCAGGCGGGTGTGAAGATTGATTTGATCATTAGAGGGGTCTGCTGCTTGCGTCCCGGTGTGGAAGGCTTCAGCGAGAATATCAGCGTCATTAGTATTGTGGATCGCTTTCTGGAGCATTCCAGGCTGTTTTATTTTGAAAATGCAGGGGCTTCGGAGCTGTTCCTGTCCAGCGCGGACTGGATGACTCGCAACCTGACACGCCGGATTGAACTGATGTGCCCGATTTACGATGACCGGATCAAGGGAATGCTGTCGGACATTTTGCATTTGTCCTTGAGAGATAATGTGAAGGCGCGGCAGCTTCTGTCCAATGGCAGTTATCAGTTTGTGGCAAGAAACGACGAAGAGGCCCCTATGCGGAGCCAATCCGAAGCCATGAAGGTTAGAAATTGGAAGAAGGAAGAATGGACCACGACAACGTAA
- a CDS encoding futalosine hydrolase — translation MEPTTSDGRILIMTAVEGEREAVLRGLNGDTRFAVELAGVGAPSAAASTALALVGGGYRLVISAGIGGGFVDVAALESVVVADAIIAADLGAETAEGFSSVDELGFGSSRIAVNGATTQRLVQALRAAGQTAVAGPILTVTTATGTAATAEQLAVRVPGAAAEAMEGYGVAVAANRLELPVMEIRTISNAVGPRDRAAWRIKEALQALEAAFSTLTEVI, via the coding sequence ATGGAGCCTACAACATCAGACGGACGCATCCTGATCATGACCGCGGTTGAGGGCGAACGGGAAGCCGTGCTGCGCGGGCTGAACGGCGACACCCGCTTTGCAGTTGAGCTGGCTGGTGTGGGCGCTCCGTCCGCAGCGGCTTCGACTGCTCTGGCGCTGGTTGGCGGCGGCTACCGCCTGGTCATCAGCGCCGGAATCGGCGGCGGCTTCGTGGATGTAGCCGCACTGGAGAGCGTCGTCGTCGCGGACGCGATCATCGCCGCCGACCTCGGGGCCGAGACGGCGGAGGGCTTTAGCAGCGTGGACGAGCTGGGCTTCGGCTCCAGCCGAATCGCCGTGAACGGCGCAACCACGCAGCGACTCGTTCAGGCGCTGCGTGCCGCCGGACAGACAGCCGTCGCCGGGCCGATCCTGACCGTCACGACGGCGACTGGTACGGCGGCAACCGCAGAACAGCTGGCTGTGCGCGTTCCCGGGGCTGCTGCCGAAGCGATGGAAGGCTATGGGGTAGCCGTAGCGGCGAACAGGCTGGAGCTGCCTGTGATGGAGATCCGCACGATCTCCAATGCAGTTGGCCCACGTGACCGCGCCGCCTGGCGGATCAAAGAGGCTTTGCAAGCGTTGGAAGCCGCATTTTCTACATTAACGGAGGTTATATAG
- a CDS encoding 1,4-dihydroxy-6-naphthoate synthase produces the protein MQIAFSPCPNDTFVFHALAHGLIPGAPSLDITFADIDITNNLAVTPNGLDVMKISYAALPWVLDEYALLPCGGALGRGCGPLVLTKEDTTAEGPEALSGKRVAVPSERSTAYLLFRLWAAKHVPGGVGEIVVMPFDQIMPAVRDGHMDAGLVIHEARFTYPSYGLSKQVDLGNWWEEDTGLPIPLGAIIARRSLDLDAIAGWLHASVEYAWKHPEASREYVLSHAQELSPDVAQSHIDLYVNDFTANLGDSGYAAIEALLGRAAQEGLVPSFDLAKLRLASTTR, from the coding sequence ATGCAAATTGCTTTTTCACCTTGTCCCAACGACACCTTTGTCTTTCATGCCTTGGCGCATGGGTTGATTCCGGGCGCACCCTCGCTGGACATCACATTCGCCGATATCGACATCACCAACAATCTGGCGGTAACGCCAAACGGGCTGGATGTTATGAAAATCTCTTATGCTGCACTCCCTTGGGTGCTGGACGAATACGCCCTGCTGCCTTGCGGCGGCGCGCTAGGCCGGGGCTGCGGACCGCTCGTGCTGACCAAGGAAGATACCACGGCGGAAGGACCGGAAGCCCTGTCCGGCAAGCGCGTAGCTGTGCCGAGCGAACGCTCCACGGCCTATCTGCTATTCCGCCTGTGGGCGGCCAAGCATGTGCCGGGAGGGGTCGGTGAAATTGTCGTGATGCCGTTCGACCAGATCATGCCTGCTGTCCGTGACGGACATATGGATGCCGGGCTGGTCATTCACGAGGCACGTTTCACGTATCCATCCTACGGTCTCAGCAAGCAAGTGGATCTGGGCAACTGGTGGGAAGAAGATACGGGTCTCCCGATTCCGCTTGGAGCCATTATTGCCCGCCGTTCTCTGGACCTCGATGCGATCGCAGGCTGGTTACACGCCTCTGTCGAGTATGCTTGGAAGCATCCCGAGGCCTCGCGCGAATATGTATTGTCCCATGCACAGGAGCTGTCTCCGGATGTGGCCCAATCACATATCGACCTGTACGTGAACGACTTTACCGCCAATCTGGGCGACAGTGGATACGCAGCCATCGAAGCACTGCTCGGACGCGCCGCACAGGAAGGACTTGTGCCTTCGTTTGATTTAGCCAAGCTGCGCCTTGCGTCCACCACCCGCTAA
- a CDS encoding YkvA family protein: MKDFDVTKAKYDPKQEEQVKKGFFKKVKSTAGKVPFVKDAVAMYYCAIDPETPLYAKGVAFGALAYFISPLDAISDVIPMLGFTDDAGVVLAALKVLDMHIKPAHREKASEFLS; this comes from the coding sequence ATGAAGGATTTTGATGTAACTAAAGCCAAATATGATCCGAAGCAGGAAGAACAGGTAAAAAAGGGATTTTTCAAAAAGGTGAAATCCACGGCCGGAAAGGTTCCTTTTGTGAAGGATGCGGTGGCCATGTACTATTGTGCGATAGATCCTGAAACGCCTCTTTATGCCAAAGGGGTGGCCTTCGGGGCCTTGGCGTATTTTATTTCTCCATTGGATGCGATATCGGATGTCATTCCGATGCTGGGCTTCACGGACGATGCGGGTGTCGTGCTGGCGGCCTTAAAAGTGCTGGACATGCATATCAAGCCTGCCCACCGGGAGAAGGCGAGCGAATTTCTTTCTTGA
- the map gene encoding type I methionyl aminopeptidase, translating into MIILKSPREIEEMKPASQIVADCYRKVAKLIEPGITTQEINDFVARHITKLGGKQFTKGYNGFPAETCISINDVVAHGIPSNRALMDGDLLKLDIVAEYGGWFGDSCMTYAVGNIRPEAQQLMKVTKECLDLGIARALPGGRLGDITSAIQQHAEANGYSVVRDLLAHGIGRSLHEEPSYEHIGTAGKGIRLKEGMVFTIEPMINEGTFRIMIDDDQWTARTADGKLSAQYEHTIAVTPDGPLILTAQ; encoded by the coding sequence ATGATCATTTTAAAATCACCTAGGGAAATTGAAGAGATGAAGCCGGCGAGCCAAATCGTTGCGGATTGCTACCGTAAGGTGGCCAAACTGATCGAGCCTGGGATTACCACCCAGGAAATCAATGACTTTGTTGCCAGACACATCACCAAGCTGGGCGGCAAGCAGTTTACGAAAGGATACAACGGTTTCCCCGCCGAAACCTGTATTTCGATCAACGATGTCGTGGCTCACGGCATTCCTTCCAATCGGGCGCTTATGGACGGGGACTTGTTGAAGCTCGACATCGTCGCGGAATACGGCGGATGGTTCGGCGATTCGTGCATGACCTATGCGGTGGGCAATATCCGGCCTGAGGCGCAACAATTAATGAAGGTGACGAAGGAATGTCTGGATCTGGGGATCGCCCGGGCGCTCCCCGGGGGCCGGCTCGGCGACATCACGTCAGCAATTCAACAGCATGCGGAGGCGAATGGGTATTCCGTCGTACGCGATCTGCTGGCGCACGGGATTGGGCGGAGCCTGCACGAAGAGCCGAGCTACGAGCATATCGGCACAGCCGGCAAAGGCATTCGGTTAAAGGAAGGCATGGTATTTACGATTGAACCCATGATCAACGAAGGTACGTTCCGTATCATGATCGACGACGATCAGTGGACGGCGAGAACGGCCGACGGCAAGTTGTCGGCGCAATATGAGCATACGATCGCAGTCACGCCGGACGGGCCACTGATTTTAACGGCCCAGTAA
- a CDS encoding helix-turn-helix domain-containing protein: protein MSPRTKEQNEEIRLRRLAQIRKAAADVFLNKGPLLEMRDVAAQAGLGYGTVYHYYSNKGDLLHDLLWDALERAGGWQKDTLEAPLEVPCASASGEAPAGGHFGLAAAADTGNAAAADSRSGSRETAAAAEFGPVAAAGVRLLQLWAEDHALYLLHKLAGEGFASLPEARSAPLSAAFRREVLAPLAALLETGRAADGAAASGRNAAEPPDRLQRAEMLLAALVGCASLSLRRGKLHEEARDIAGFLKL from the coding sequence ATGTCTCCACGCACGAAGGAACAAAACGAAGAGATCCGGCTGCGGCGTCTGGCGCAAATCCGGAAAGCCGCTGCCGATGTGTTTTTGAATAAAGGGCCTTTACTGGAAATGCGCGATGTGGCCGCGCAGGCGGGACTCGGCTATGGCACGGTATACCATTATTACAGCAATAAGGGCGATTTGCTCCACGATCTGCTATGGGACGCGTTGGAGCGGGCCGGGGGATGGCAGAAGGACACGCTAGAGGCCCCGCTGGAGGTCCCTTGCGCTTCGGCTTCGGGGGAGGCGCCGGCGGGCGGGCATTTCGGCTTGGCTGCTGCGGCGGACACCGGGAACGCGGCTGCCGCGGATTCCCGAAGCGGAAGTCGCGAAACGGCCGCTGCCGCAGAGTTTGGCCCCGTCGCCGCCGCTGGGGTCCGGCTGTTACAGCTTTGGGCGGAGGACCACGCTCTGTACCTGCTGCATAAGCTGGCCGGTGAGGGCTTTGCCTCGCTGCCTGAAGCACGGTCGGCTCCGCTCTCGGCCGCCTTTCGCCGGGAGGTGCTCGCGCCGCTTGCCGCGCTGCTGGAAACTGGGCGTGCGGCGGACGGGGCTGCCGCTTCCGGCAGAAACGCAGCGGAGCCGCCGGATCGGCTACAGCGCGCGGAAATGCTGCTGGCCGCCTTGGTCGGCTGCGCCTCACTTTCGCTTCGCCGCGGAAAGCTGCACGAGGAGGCCAGGGATATCGCCGGGTTTTTAAAATTATAG